ggtgtgcacatatgtatgtgtttttaGATGTTCCTCCACGTGTGCATGTTTgcaatatgcacatgcatgtgtgcatgcaggtggagGCCATAGGTTGATGTTGGATCATTGctccagttgctctccaccttatttactgagaaatAGTCTCCAGAAGAACACAgacctcaccaatttggctagacaagctagccaacgtgccccagggatcctcctgtttcttgttccctagtgctgggatttattgGAGAGGGCAACCACACCAGTaattttccatgggtgctggggacctaactcaggtccccatgctttcaggaaaagcactttacccaatgagccatctccctagcccatgtatttttttttttttaactgggaatTTCAACCAAATATTCCAGAGTGCTCAAACTAAACATTAATATGCAATTCATTATTTCTTTGCACCTTCCCTTATTCTGGGTTCTACAAATTGACTTGTATTTTTAGATTTTCCTTTTTCAGTGAATGGTAATCCTGTTCACTTAGCCATACATACAAGCTGAAAACCTTTGTGTTGCAGTTGATTTATGTCCTTTCTCCTGATGATCAGTGTGTCCCTGAGTACTGTTGATCAAGCCTGTAACATCTCCTGACCCTCAGGTTCTTACTAGGCATCTTGTACAATATGCctggtattttattatttccttaaaaATGAGGACAGAGGTTCATTCAAATTCTAGTGTCTAAAATAACATGTGATACAGTTGGTGCTCATTATTTATGcaagaaatacaaattattttccAGCCTTATGTGGAACAGATATCTACATAAgaactttttcattttgtttctatcTGTATATCAATATGTATATCTGTATGTcttcccagctctctctcttaattgtaaacataacataacataaaatctAGTGTATTAATCAATTTAATTGTACAATTAAATAACCTAAATATGTTTACATTTTGTAGtaaatatctttatatttttatatgttccccttccctttttctcCAGTTCCTGATAAACAAGAACTCCATTTCGTATAGGATTTATCTTTTTTAACTGAttcatttcacttaacataatgccCTCAAGTTTCATCCGTATTGCTGGATATGACAAGATCTTTCTTTCTACTTATTACTGTTCTGTTCTTGGTACATAACCAcactttgtatatatatttttctgctCATGGTCATTAGTGTCTCTTACATTTCTTGGCCATTATGTATAGCATTGTTATGAGAATGGATGGGCAAATACCTATATAAGAACCTAGTTTACATTTTTCATGTATGCCCAAAAATGTGGCATCCAGGTCACATGACAGTTTTGCTGTTCCTTTAGGTAATCACCTAACTTTTTCCCACCATAGCCATAGCACTGTGAAGTACTACTAATATTCAGGAAGGTACTCATATTCATAAGCATCTGGTGGCTTGCTTTCTCATCAGGAGCTCTTCAGCAAGCATACATCTTAGAGCAATTGCAGAAATGTACTATGATGTTATTGATAATGTTATATCAATACACTACCTTTTTCAGATTCTTACTAGAGTAATCATTGAACTCAAAATATGTCACTTTCAATCCTCACTATAGTCCAGTGATGTTTACACTATTATTCATGTAGGAAAGCTCAGTTATAAAGTAAGGTGGATTTCTTACTATCACCTATCTTAGGCTAAGAAACAATTTCAATGGAGTCTTTTCTACTACATTAAGACACTTGTTTCTAAATTCTTAAAATAAGGTCCAGGTCTGGGGAGAGAACAAAAGGAAATATGTAGTACGAGGTAGAAAGGAAACTATGATAGGGGCAGAGGTTGGGGAATAGAGGGGGAGGGACACCAAGAGCAAAATATGTTTCAAACATCATTATGAGACCTTAATTctttataaagtaataaaaattaattttaaaaggtacCCAGATTGCCTAAAATCTAGAATATTATAAATCACTTATAAATACCCATGTACTAACATTTAATTCATTATAAAATGTGTTAAAATATGAACAAAGATTATAAAttgatattttatctttttctttactttggtAGCTTATCTTTTACACTTCTTGGGGCATACTGGTGCACATACTTGTCATTCTAATTCACAGCATACAGTTGCCTTCGTAATGAACATTGTGGTTAAGACCTTAAACCTCAGCTAAAATATTCTCTCCTACTATATATGGGGTGACTCTGTAATTACAGTTACTATACTGTAAATATACTACTATAACCATGGAGACCCATATTACCCACAAAATAATTAGGAACATTTGATTTTTGTACCCCAAGAGAAAGGATTTCACCCAACGTATTTTCAAGTGATGATGCACGTCTAGAAGAATTTAAGTTCAGCATACAGTAAAGATGAGTTTGGAATAGTCATTTGGGGTGAAAACATGGAGAGCCTCGACTGGCAAGTTCaagtttaaatttcattttctaggGAACATCAGCTAGCAAACATGTTTGAGCAGGGATGCCACAGAGTTAAGTAGATGTCTGCAGGTACTGAATGTCCGTCAGTGAATGTTGCACAATGTAAATTAAATGAGGAAAAAGTCAGAGTTACACAGTTCAATATATTGTTTCAAATAACATTGCAGGTATTAAATTCTAATGAAGATGTTTCAAATCAATATAATTTaatagcttcatgttgctgagaaATTGAGTTATACGATACACTCTCAGACTTTTATTAATTCcactaaaatgtaaaaataggattttatgaaatttaagaaaatatacttAAGGACACTTGAAAGGAATATACATCTAGCCATTTTATCATAAGCAGTTTTTTCAACTGACATATAATTGTTGATTGCTTGGTTGTTATTACATCTGCAATTACGAGGTTTCCCATTGGAGAGATCTGAAATACCCTAGTGGAGTAATCTGTACAGAATATCTGTCCACATTAAAAACCTTttgaaagtaaacaaaatatcaGCTATTCCTTACAATGTAAAGTAATTGCTTCAAGTTAATGTTCAAATATAATTCCAAGGTTTTTGCTTTTacgttttgatttttttaacttatatgtCTGATTGTGTACTTATGGTTCTTCAGTCTCTGTGCATTGTGTTAGGTAGAGTTGTAAATGATTCCAAAGTACACCTCATGCTGCTAtgatccttttcttttctttttttgaaatattttatttttatttcttatttgagagagagagagatacagaaataggcaggtagacagagagaatgggtgcaccagggcttccagccactgcaaatgaactccagacgtgtgcgcccccttgttcatctggctaacgtgggccccggggaatcgagccttgaactggggtccttaggtttcacaggcaagcgcttaaccactaagccatctctccagccctgatctttttcttttctgagtgtaGGTAGAACCTGTACTTATGATGAGCTGTCACTCATGATTACATTTTATGGTTAGGGTGACCTTATGATGGTGGGATGCATGAAGTATGTGAGGTGATTGTGATCAAATCATTCATCAATTAACAACAGGGACTTATTTGAAAGGTAAAATTGGTTAAAAGCCTGAAGTATACTCAATGCTGGGAAATAAAGTGGAACACGTGGTTAGGAGCTTACAACAGCTAAGTGAATTCCATATATTTGCCCTTATGAATAGTCCTGCTGTAGACATGATAGTAAGGAGGTCTTTCTGTCATCTTAAATTCACCTCTGTTGCCTATATATCCAGTATAGGTAATACTCTTTTTAGTATTTTGAAAACTTCCAACATAAAGTGTGTATTGATTTACATTCCCATCCACACTGTAGTGGTTCCCCTTCTTTACATCCTCATTAACACTGGTTATCATTTGCCTTTTGGTGAAAGTAATTTTCGGTGAAGTGAAGTGATAACTGATGATGCTTTtgacttgcatttccctaatgatggTGGTGTAGAGCATGTTTTTACATATGCCCATTGaccatttgtatattttcttttgagagataTCTGTACAATTCTTTGGCCCAGTTTTAAAGTcggaatatttattttgttgctgtgTTGTTTTAGttcattatatattttgtatattaattcTTGATCAGATATGTggttggcaaatattttctttatattctatGGGTTGTCTCTCCACCTTGTTACTTGGTTCCTTTGTTCTACTGAAGCTTTTAAGTTTCATGTAAAATCTCTATCAtctgtttttgcctttttttaaagtaatgcttTTAAGGTGCTATCTAAAAAGTATCATTGATCAGAAATTTGTCATGGggtttttattttcctgtcttCTAATAGTTCTCAAGTTTCAGATAGTGAATTGAATATTTAACTCAGATATTGAACTGTTCATCCATGCTGAGTTGATTTTATATGTGAGACAGTGTATAAAATGtgacatatatgcatgtattccATAATAGAACTATTTCCTGTTGTTTATTACAATACAAAGTTGGAGGTCATGGTGCTAAGTAAAATAAGCtaggcaaattaaaaaaattacatgatcttACTCATATATGGGATCGACAAGAGAAAAATTAACCTTAGTAGTAGAATGTCAAATGGTGTGCACCAGCTTGGGTTGTTAGTGGAGAGGCGATTGGGTAGATACTGGCTGAATTATGTGTAGTAACAatgaaatagaaggaaaaagTTCAGACAGTCATTACACTAAAAGGTGACAGTACTTAATGATGATGTAGTGTGTTCTTAAAAACCAGAGACAAGGGATACTCAGTGTTCCCACCACATCAACAATGTTTGTAAGGTGCATTTGTCAGTCATCTAGATTTAGCCATTGCACAGTTAACATAGCCTTTATATGTGACATATAAGTTATATTGTATATAGTTGACACATGCAATGGTATATATAAagtcaaaaatgaacaaaaatgcagAGTGGAGGATGTCCCTAGATGCTGAAAGAACACTTACTTGGCTGACAAGCTAGCTTGATACTGGGCACCTTAGTCCTAACAAAGGAATGAATTGGTCAACAACCAAAGAGTTCCTGGAAGTGCATCGGCTACAGGTTCCAGATGATAGTGATGAGGGTGCAATTGGCTGATAACTGGATCCCACATTTGTGAGAATCTAAGCAGAAGATACAATGCGATCAGATTTCTTTTGGTCTACAGATGCTGGAGCAATGGTTGGAGTATTTGACCACATAATTGGTTCTAATTTGTTATCTAGTAAAAGTTTAGCAATGCATATTTGAGTCTTCCATGTTAAATTTCCCAATACATCGGAGCACTTAAAACAGGTCAAGTTTGATTAAGATTATCTACAGTTGAAAGTCCAGATGGAatcaatttaaatgtttttatttaacataTGTCAATTTTTAGTTGTTGATGAGAGAGTGGTCTTCAAATTAAGTAAAGCATAATTTATGTcagaaaatttgaaatatttaggGATTAATCAGTCTCATTTGAAAAATATACATAATCATATATAGTAgatacttttcttaatgtttcatttttaatatttatttcactgTGTTATATATAGCTTCTAAATATATAAGGTGACTTATTGTTTTAAGCTTATCATAGAGTAGACAGAGAATCAATCATGCACACCAAAGAAATTATTATCAAAATAATTGTAATTTACATTAATGTAGTTTCACAttttccaaaaaataaagtattacatacatgtaacatttttcttatttgttagaAATACCCATTCTATAATTATTTCATACATTTTAATATAATCCTTTTTCAAATGAAATAATCACATTGAGTAAGAATATACAAAATACCAGTGCAGTGACTgacagatatttttcttttgttaaactgGAAATGGAAAATAGACTTCCCTCtctatcttgagtttgttttgcttttattcctttctctgtgtctgaagtttgttcacgTGTTCTACTCTTCCTAATTTTAATCAAGTGGTTCTTTATGGTAGTCATCTTCACAGTTATAGGTTTATCAAGTGTTTGGGGACTGTCAGAAAACTGTAAGGctcagaaagagattgagaatttAACCTCAGGAAGTTGGACGTTTCATTtgaataacaggaaaaaaaactcATAGGCCAAGAACTTCTATTTCTGTAGTTTTCTTCCATCAAttatatttttcagaaaaaagaaaaaaagaattgcataTAAGATCTCAATATTtttgaaggtgtttttttttttttttggtctggttgTGGGAGAGGTGTCTACAAGAGAATGGATCATCCCAAGCCCAAGGCCAGCAACACACCACCTTCTTGGTTTTCACTGCCAGATGGCTGGAGGGTTTGTTAGGTTTAATCCATGGACATTGGGCAAAGCTAAATGGCCCATGTCAGGATATAATGAATTGTTTGGACATATTAGTGTCATTCTCTACTCATTGACCTAATTAGATAAAATCTTCAAATATCAGATGTGGATCTTAGAAGTATGCTCTGTCTTCTCTTTTGTGTTTATCTGAGTTCAAGAAAGAGTTTTTGTTAACTttgttgtatttcattttttctacgaAAACTAGCATTACAAATAACTAATGTAATTATTTGTTGATCTACTTAAGTTGGAAAATGGAGTGATTTGAACAAGGGTAGGTAATATTTACTTTGAAATGCCTATTAAAGGAGGTTTAACTGTAAATTCATAATTACTAAGATAACAAAGGGGTCAAGCCTATCTATTATACTGAGATAAAATTTTCTTAACTGCTTCTAGCCCCATAAAAACAAttgacatattttcatttattgttcTCTCCTGAACACAGTGAATGTTATGAATAAGTCTTACCCTTTAGCTAATTTTTGTTATTCTGTTAATACATAGTATAACAATTATCATGTCACAAAATTTTCAAATCAGGGCAATAAGTTCACTCTCTAAAACTGTAAATTTTACAAACGCCATTGATCAGGAATGATATccaaagttattattattattatttttttttggtttttttttgaggtagggtctcactctagtccaggctgacctggaattcactatgtattctcagggtggcctcgaactcatggcgatccacctacctctgcctcccaagtgctgggattaaaggcgtgcaccaccacgcccggccaaagttatttttaaatgacaaaaacaTACACTGTAAAAAACATACACTCTAACCTACTTGAAAACACTTGAAAGCTGTCCAGGGAGCCTCATGAAGGAGTCAAGCAAAACTCCTTGTTCCTCTGTGCAGCAGACCAATTCCCAAGGAGTGGATAGTGTGCTCCTATAGTCTCTCTAGAATTATTTAATCTTTGTGTTTTGAGGCTTAGTATTTGTAAAGTTTTCCCCATAATTCTTTTTGCTAATTTTACTTATTACATTCACATGATTTTAAACTGATAGAATGCAAAAAATTAAATCCAATGTAGTATAGTAAAATGTGATTGATCAGACACCGGGCAGGCCCCGGCACCATGAAGATCTGGACGTCCGAGCACGTTTTTGACCACCCATGGGAAACCGTTACTACCGCTGCCATGCAGAAATACCCAAACCCGATGAACCCCAGCGTGGTTGGCGTTGATGTGCTCCACCGACATATAGATCGTTCTGGAAAGCTGCACAGCCACAGGCTTCTCAGCACCGAGTGGGGCCTGCCCTCCATTGTGAAGTCTCTTATTGGTGCAGAAAGAACCAAGACGTATGTGCAGGAGCACTCTGTGGTTGACCCTGTGAGGAAGACAATGGAGCTGAGGTCTACCAACATTTCATTCACTAATATGGTTTCCGTAGATGAGAGACTTACATACAAGCCACATCCACAGGACCCAGAAAAGACTGTTTTGACCCAGGAAGCCGTAATCACTGTGAAAGGCGTCAACTTGAGCAGCTCCCTCGAAGGACTGATGGCCAGCACCATATCTTCCAACGCAAGGAAAGGCCGAGAAGCAATGGAGTGGGTGATCCGTAAGTTAAACGCCGAGGTTGAAGCACTGGCCGCTTCGGCACGAGGAAGCATAAGGGCGCCCATAGCGGCGGCTGCGCTGGGCGAGGAGTGACCGCGAGAGTGGGTGCGCAGCGGCCAGTCCCCGGGCTCTCCAAGCTGACagcatatttatttgttatttaaaaaaatacaagtattTTAGGTagaatttttgtgtttgtttacatGAGGTGGGGTAAAGCTGTGACTTGATGAAGATAAAGAGATGTGGGGTTTTGAAATCAAAAGGGTCATTCATGTGAGGCTAGTGTGGTTTGAAGCGACTGATTTTGAGGGCCATGGTGCTCATGTGAACAATTAACAGCTTTTCTAAAGTACTTGTAAGAAATCGATACTGATCTTGAGTCTCCAGGAGGTACTTTGCAGGCGCTGGCACTCTGCCTGGCTGTGGACCAAGCTCATGATGAAGCAGGCCCCCTCTGTCCACACAGTTGCCTTACTGCCATAGCTAGAATGGCATGTGTGAGGAGAACTTGTGTAGTTTCAGATGACAGTTTGTATAAAATAACTTGCTTTGCTAAGAATCATGGTATT
This sequence is a window from Jaculus jaculus isolate mJacJac1 chromosome 15, mJacJac1.mat.Y.cur, whole genome shotgun sequence. Protein-coding genes within it:
- the LOC123455081 gene encoding PRELI domain containing protein 3B-like is translated as MKIWTSEHVFDHPWETVTTAAMQKYPNPMNPSVVGVDVLHRHIDRSGKLHSHRLLSTEWGLPSIVKSLIGAERTKTYVQEHSVVDPVRKTMELRSTNISFTNMVSVDERLTYKPHPQDPEKTVLTQEAVITVKGVNLSSSLEGLMASTISSNARKGREAMEWVIRKLNAEVEALAASARGSIRAPIAAAALGEE